From a single Spongiibacter taiwanensis genomic region:
- the purD gene encoding phosphoribosylamine--glycine ligase — MNILIIGNGGREHALAWKAAQSPQVDTVFVAPGNAGTALDASIENVAIAVNDFNALADFAENNNVGLTIVGPEAPLVEGVVDFFQARNLPCFGPSKGAAQLEGSKAFTKDFLARHQIPTAAYQNFTEVEPALAYLREQGAPIVVKADGLAAGKGVIVAETLAQAEDAVRDMLSGNAFGDAGCRVVIEEFLTGEEASFIVMVDGKNILPMATSQDHKRVGDGDTGPNTGGMGAYSPAPVVTDAVHQRVMDEVIKPTVEGMAAEGNDYTGFLYAGLMIDDSGAPKVIEYNCRFGDPETQPIMLRLQSDLVELCQAALQGKLDSANAQWDPRPAVGVVLAAGGYPGSYRKGDEITGIPTETADSKVFHAGTSLDDGKLCTNGGRVLCATAMGDTVSGAQQLAYQIVEQIKWRDAFYRTDIAYRAIARE; from the coding sequence ATGAATATCCTCATCATCGGAAACGGCGGCCGCGAGCACGCCCTGGCCTGGAAAGCCGCCCAATCGCCACAAGTCGACACCGTATTTGTCGCACCCGGCAACGCGGGCACGGCGCTGGACGCTAGCATCGAAAATGTCGCCATCGCGGTGAACGATTTCAATGCGTTGGCGGATTTTGCCGAGAACAACAACGTCGGCCTAACCATTGTTGGCCCGGAGGCGCCGTTGGTTGAGGGTGTGGTCGACTTCTTCCAGGCGCGCAACCTGCCCTGCTTCGGCCCCAGCAAGGGCGCGGCTCAGCTGGAGGGTTCGAAGGCCTTCACCAAGGATTTTCTTGCGCGTCATCAGATTCCCACCGCGGCCTATCAAAACTTCACCGAGGTGGAGCCTGCCCTTGCCTACCTGCGCGAGCAAGGCGCCCCCATTGTGGTAAAGGCCGACGGTCTGGCAGCGGGTAAAGGCGTCATCGTCGCCGAAACACTGGCGCAGGCTGAAGACGCCGTGCGCGATATGCTCTCTGGCAACGCCTTTGGTGACGCCGGATGTCGGGTGGTGATTGAAGAGTTCCTGACCGGCGAAGAAGCCAGCTTTATCGTCATGGTGGATGGCAAAAACATTCTGCCAATGGCGACCAGCCAGGACCACAAACGGGTCGGCGATGGCGACACCGGCCCCAACACCGGTGGCATGGGCGCCTACTCCCCCGCACCGGTGGTGACTGATGCCGTCCATCAGCGGGTCATGGATGAGGTCATCAAACCCACCGTCGAAGGCATGGCCGCGGAAGGCAACGACTACACCGGCTTTCTCTATGCCGGGCTGATGATCGACGACAGTGGCGCGCCGAAGGTCATTGAGTACAACTGTCGTTTTGGTGACCCGGAAACCCAGCCGATCATGCTGCGACTGCAGTCCGATCTGGTCGAACTGTGCCAGGCGGCCCTGCAAGGTAAGCTGGACAGCGCGAATGCCCAGTGGGATCCGCGCCCCGCAGTCGGTGTGGTCTTGGCGGCCGGCGGCTATCCAGGCAGCTATCGCAAAGGTGATGAAATTACGGGCATCCCGACCGAGACCGCCGACAGCAAGGTGTTTCACGCTGGCACCTCCCTCGATGACGGCAAGCTGTGTACCAACGGCGGCCGCGTGTTGTGCGCCACCGCGATGGGCGACACTGTCTCGGGCGCACAACAGCTTGCCTATCAGATTGTCGAGCAGATAAAGTGGCGCGATGCCTTCTACCGCACCGACATCGCTTACCGCGCCATTGCCAGGGAATAA
- a CDS encoding response regulator, producing MPSTAPTSLTAPLPGNNPAAGRWRLWLSALVILLMSVAAQAAPVFILDEGYEDRSLTDFTDILNDPNHELGINQVVRPPIAGRFRPAEQGDLTLTKPGNVLWLRFTLHNRSAEPALHILQILPAGLSDTELYRDGQQLPQTELPGRQVKRSLRLYTLKTSAGETATFHLRLSSPVEQQFAIKLYDYASLISKVSNQEITTAIFMGILLAVIVFTGVRTLLFRDGLFAALSAHCLLLILYHCLAWGYIGEAQGLLPPWQDTSMTLLCLLLALCEISYALLFPLYRQDRPSRWPQLLHGLIGLNLVALAALLLLGGRIANLVVITVLPITAISLALTALTSFLVSYSRMTLCYLATRVAITLVYVIGLLAYRGELVSLDTINFFLMASATGAALVHTALVLARHRERQRQQSEETQRIAVLGEVSRAKTDIVARITHDIRTPVSAMLGASELLEETQISDNQRDYLHTLQRASQELVQLLEEAGQSARFNENDVELKQQVIHLPELIDETLSGFKNIAAERSLDLICDIAPELRERVLGDPSRIKQLISHAMNSALDHSESGHILLRVSPGETSIEQIDFEISHLGRPFTQKERNVLNHSNTGEDSRINPRFAIIGQLVQLMGGRVNARSSTQGVNSLYFSLFLGLAPETKASTSRLPELQNRRILVVDNNQTFCDVICKHCQHWGMEVFAAQSAQAALAQIRNQIVIHQPIDILLLDYNLASADGLTFAQRLSNELDANQLPLIMLLAHSNIHLEKSALANAGVRRVLAKPVSGTALRSALSTELHFDASKHLNKPQPKRGAKLQCLVAEDNPTNAQVLTGMLAKLGIEVTLVDNGQQAVSTYMRKDFDLVFMDIEMPIMDGVEATRLIRGFERDQRTIHTPIFGLTANALDEQRDIYLQAGMDLHLIKPLRMWELEEAINRWTDIELDTP from the coding sequence ATGCCTTCTACCGCACCGACATCGCTTACCGCGCCATTGCCAGGGAATAACCCTGCGGCAGGGCGCTGGCGACTGTGGCTAAGCGCCCTGGTTATTCTGTTGATGTCGGTTGCCGCTCAGGCCGCCCCGGTATTCATCTTGGACGAGGGCTATGAGGATCGTTCACTCACCGACTTCACCGATATTCTCAACGACCCAAATCACGAACTCGGCATTAACCAGGTTGTCCGCCCACCGATAGCCGGTCGTTTTCGTCCCGCCGAGCAGGGCGACCTCACCCTCACCAAGCCCGGCAATGTGTTGTGGCTGCGTTTTACACTTCACAATCGCAGCGCCGAACCCGCACTGCATATTCTGCAAATTCTCCCGGCCGGATTATCGGACACCGAACTCTATCGCGACGGCCAGCAGCTTCCGCAAACCGAGCTGCCGGGCCGGCAGGTAAAGCGCAGCCTGCGCTTGTACACCCTGAAGACCTCCGCCGGCGAAACAGCCACCTTTCATCTTCGCCTCAGCAGCCCGGTAGAACAGCAATTTGCCATCAAGCTTTACGATTACGCCAGCCTGATCAGCAAGGTGAGCAACCAGGAAATTACCACGGCGATTTTCATGGGCATTTTGCTGGCGGTTATTGTTTTCACCGGTGTTAGAACACTGCTTTTTCGCGATGGCCTGTTCGCCGCGTTAAGCGCCCACTGTTTACTGCTCATCCTTTACCACTGCCTGGCCTGGGGGTACATCGGCGAGGCCCAAGGCCTGCTGCCGCCCTGGCAAGACACCAGCATGACCTTGCTGTGTTTGTTGCTGGCCCTCTGCGAAATCAGCTACGCCCTGCTTTTCCCCTTGTACCGACAGGACCGCCCCAGCCGATGGCCGCAGCTGCTGCACGGCCTGATCGGCTTGAACCTGGTGGCCCTGGCTGCGCTCCTGCTGCTCGGTGGGCGCATTGCCAACCTGGTTGTCATCACCGTTCTTCCTATCACCGCCATCAGCCTGGCATTAACCGCACTGACCAGCTTTTTGGTCAGCTACAGCCGCATGACCCTCTGCTACCTGGCCACCCGGGTCGCCATCACCCTGGTATACGTCATTGGCCTGCTAGCTTACCGGGGTGAGCTCGTCAGTCTCGATACCATCAATTTTTTCCTCATGGCCAGCGCCACGGGAGCCGCCCTGGTGCACACCGCGCTGGTGCTAGCCCGACACCGGGAACGCCAACGTCAGCAGTCTGAAGAAACCCAGCGGATTGCCGTTCTCGGGGAAGTAAGCCGGGCAAAAACCGATATTGTCGCGCGTATTACCCACGATATTCGCACCCCGGTCAGCGCGATGCTCGGCGCGTCAGAGCTGCTGGAAGAGACCCAGATCAGTGACAATCAGCGGGACTACCTCCACACCCTGCAGCGCGCCAGTCAGGAGTTGGTTCAGTTGCTCGAAGAGGCGGGTCAGAGCGCCCGCTTTAATGAAAACGATGTCGAGCTCAAGCAACAGGTTATTCACCTTCCCGAATTGATCGACGAGACACTGTCGGGCTTCAAGAATATCGCCGCGGAACGCAGCCTCGATCTTATTTGCGATATCGCCCCCGAACTACGCGAACGGGTATTAGGCGACCCCTCCCGGATTAAACAGCTGATCAGCCATGCCATGAACAGCGCCCTGGACCACAGTGAGTCGGGCCACATTTTGCTGCGCGTGAGCCCCGGGGAAACCAGCATCGAACAGATCGACTTTGAAATAAGCCACCTCGGCCGCCCCTTCACCCAAAAAGAACGCAATGTGCTCAACCACAGTAATACTGGTGAAGACAGCCGCATCAACCCCCGCTTCGCCATTATCGGTCAGCTGGTTCAGCTGATGGGCGGCCGGGTCAACGCCAGATCCAGCACCCAGGGGGTGAACAGCCTGTATTTCAGCCTGTTTCTGGGCCTTGCCCCGGAGACCAAAGCAAGCACTAGCCGCCTGCCGGAGCTGCAAAACAGACGGATTCTGGTGGTCGACAACAATCAGACCTTTTGCGACGTTATCTGCAAACATTGCCAGCACTGGGGCATGGAGGTCTTCGCGGCCCAGTCTGCTCAGGCGGCACTGGCCCAAATCCGGAACCAGATCGTCATTCACCAACCCATTGATATTTTGCTGCTGGATTACAACCTGGCCAGTGCCGACGGCCTGACCTTTGCCCAGCGCCTCTCCAACGAACTGGACGCCAATCAACTGCCACTGATCATGCTGTTGGCCCACAGCAATATCCACCTGGAAAAGAGTGCGCTGGCAAATGCCGGGGTTCGTCGGGTGCTGGCCAAACCCGTTAGCGGTACCGCCCTGCGTAGTGCCCTGTCGACAGAGCTGCACTTTGACGCGAGCAAGCACCTGAACAAACCCCAGCCCAAGCGGGGCGCCAAGTTGCAGTGTCTGGTTGCAGAGGACAACCCCACCAACGCCCAGGTACTGACCGGGATGCTCGCCAAGCTCGGCATTGAGGTGACCCTGGTCGATAATGGTCAGCAAGCCGTCAGCACCTATATGCGCAAGGACTTCGATCTGGTGTTTATGGATATCGAAATGCCGATCATGGATGGCGTAGAAGCCACTCGGCTCATTCGCGGCTTTGAGCGAGACCAACGCACCATCCACACCCCGATCTTTGGCCTGACCGCAAATGCGCTGGACGAGCAACGCGATATTTATCTGCAAGCCGGGATGGACCTTCACTTGATCAAGCCACTGCGCATGTGGGAGCTGGAGGAGGCGATAAATCGCTGGACAGATATCGAACTGGACACTCCCTGA
- the coq7 gene encoding 2-polyprenyl-3-methyl-6-methoxy-1,4-benzoquinone monooxygenase yields the protein MSRQFSFLDQALIGADRSLKTLIKGSARAARATPSGRESTADQQQRRHIAGLMRINHTGEVCAQALYQGQALTARSPDVKQAMAQSAVEEVDHLAWCETRLHELGANTSVLNPLFYAASFTIGAVAGAAGDRISLGFVAATEDQVCQHLREHLEEIPADDEKSRAILSQMLEDEADHAGKALAAGGQVFPRPVKRVMTLMSKVMTSTTYRI from the coding sequence ATGAGCAGACAATTTTCATTCTTGGATCAGGCGCTAATCGGCGCCGACCGCAGCCTGAAAACCTTAATCAAAGGCAGCGCCAGAGCCGCCAGAGCGACCCCTTCCGGCCGGGAATCAACCGCCGATCAACAGCAACGGCGCCATATCGCTGGCCTGATGCGCATCAACCACACCGGCGAGGTATGTGCCCAAGCGCTCTATCAGGGTCAGGCGCTGACCGCCAGATCACCCGACGTCAAACAGGCCATGGCCCAGTCCGCCGTCGAGGAAGTTGATCACCTGGCCTGGTGCGAAACCCGGCTGCACGAATTAGGCGCCAATACTAGCGTCCTCAACCCGCTGTTTTACGCGGCCTCCTTCACCATTGGCGCCGTCGCAGGCGCCGCTGGCGACCGCATTAGCCTGGGATTTGTTGCCGCCACTGAAGATCAGGTGTGCCAACACTTGCGAGAGCACCTGGAGGAAATTCCAGCGGACGACGAGAAAAGCCGCGCAATTCTGAGCCAGATGTTGGAAGACGAAGCAGACCATGCGGGCAAGGCCCTGGCGGCGGGCGGACAGGTCTTTCCCAGACCGGTTAAACGGGTGATGACCTTGATGTCGAAGGTGATGACCAGCACCACCTACCGAATCTGA
- a CDS encoding VOC family protein produces MSSPRPPAHGGMRHVALFVAEFDKTLWFYRDLMGMAVEWQPDEDNVYLCSGSDNLALHRYRGEARPIAGQRLDHIGFVLKAAADVDAWHDFLLAHDVEVTAAPRTHRDGARSFYCLDPDGNMVQLIHHPPIADKF; encoded by the coding sequence ATGAGTTCTCCTCGCCCCCCGGCCCACGGTGGTATGCGTCATGTGGCACTCTTTGTTGCGGAGTTCGACAAGACGCTGTGGTTTTATCGCGATCTGATGGGGATGGCGGTGGAATGGCAGCCGGATGAGGACAATGTCTATTTGTGTTCCGGCAGCGATAATCTGGCCTTGCACCGCTACCGCGGCGAGGCCCGGCCCATTGCGGGTCAGCGTCTCGACCACATTGGTTTTGTGTTAAAAGCAGCGGCAGATGTCGATGCGTGGCACGATTTTTTGCTGGCGCACGATGTTGAGGTGACGGCGGCGCCACGTACTCATCGCGATGGCGCGCGCAGTTTTTACTGCCTGGACCCCGACGGCAATATGGTGCAATTAATCCACCATCCGCCGATTGCCGATAAATTCTGA
- a CDS encoding OsmC family protein — protein MKATVKWVDGAMFLGESGSGHAVVMDGPEDHGGRNMGIRPMEMLLIGMGGCASFDVMSMLKKSRQEVVDCRCELAATRADAVPAVFTEIHLTFVVTGKALKENHVKRAVELSAEKYCSASIMMEKAGVKVSHSFEIVEVV, from the coding sequence ATGAAGGCTACAGTGAAGTGGGTTGATGGGGCAATGTTTCTGGGCGAGTCAGGCAGCGGCCATGCTGTTGTGATGGATGGTCCAGAAGACCACGGCGGTCGTAATATGGGTATTCGGCCGATGGAAATGTTGCTGATTGGGATGGGCGGCTGCGCCTCCTTTGATGTGATGAGCATGCTGAAAAAGTCCCGCCAGGAGGTGGTGGATTGTCGCTGCGAGCTGGCCGCAACCCGCGCCGATGCCGTGCCCGCTGTGTTCACGGAAATTCATCTCACCTTTGTGGTAACTGGCAAAGCCCTGAAAGAAAATCATGTGAAGCGGGCGGTGGAGCTGTCTGCCGAGAAGTACTGCTCCGCTTCGATCATGATGGAAAAGGCCGGTGTTAAAGTCAGTCATAGTTTCGAGATTGTTGAGGTGGTGTAA
- the crp gene encoding cAMP-activated global transcriptional regulator CRP — protein MFNTLNRDIPNLDNFLKQCHRRRYPSKSTLIYAGDDSDALYYIIDGSVTVIIEDDEGREMIVAYLNKGDFFGEMGVFDEEIPATRSAWVKSRTECEIAEISYSKFRELRDQYPDILAALGRQMAKRLRLTTRKVGDLAFLDVTGRVARTLLDLCKQPDAMTHPDGMQIKITRQEIGRIVGCSREMVGRVLKTLEEQGLVQVKGKTMVVYGTR, from the coding sequence GTGTTCAACACTTTGAATCGCGACATTCCTAATCTCGACAATTTCCTGAAGCAGTGCCACCGGCGTCGGTATCCAAGTAAAAGCACCCTGATTTACGCAGGCGATGACAGCGACGCGCTTTACTACATTATTGACGGCTCCGTGACCGTCATCATTGAAGATGACGAAGGCCGCGAAATGATCGTTGCCTATCTCAACAAAGGCGATTTCTTCGGCGAGATGGGGGTGTTTGATGAGGAAATTCCCGCCACCCGCAGTGCCTGGGTTAAAAGCCGCACCGAATGCGAAATTGCCGAAATCAGCTACAGCAAGTTCCGCGAACTGCGCGATCAATACCCCGACATCCTCGCCGCCCTGGGTCGGCAAATGGCCAAGCGCCTGCGTCTGACCACCCGCAAGGTTGGCGACCTCGCTTTTCTGGACGTGACTGGCCGGGTGGCTCGCACACTTCTCGACCTGTGCAAACAGCCTGATGCAATGACCCACCCCGACGGCATGCAGATCAAGATTACCCGGCAGGAAATTGGCCGCATTGTGGGCTGCTCGCGGGAGATGGTTGGCCGGGTGCTCAAGACCCTTGAAGAGCAGGGTCTGGTGCAGGTTAAGGGTAAGACAATGGTGGTATACGGCACCCGGTAG
- the ilvN gene encoding acetolactate synthase small subunit: MRRIISVLLENEPGALSRVVGLFSQRGYNIETLNVAPTEDKTLSRLTLTTVGDDHKIEQITKHLNRLVDVVKLVDLSEGAHIERELMLVKVRATGAQRAEIKRCTDIFRGQIVDVGPSVYTIQVTGAADKLDSFLEAVGEAAIMEVVRSGVSGIARGEKVLSL, encoded by the coding sequence ATGCGGCGTATTATTTCGGTATTGTTGGAAAATGAACCCGGCGCCTTGTCTCGGGTGGTTGGCTTGTTCTCCCAGCGCGGGTACAACATCGAGACCTTGAATGTGGCGCCTACCGAGGACAAAACCCTGTCCCGGTTAACCCTGACCACTGTGGGTGACGATCACAAGATTGAGCAGATCACCAAGCACCTCAACCGGCTGGTCGATGTGGTGAAGTTGGTCGACCTGTCGGAAGGCGCCCACATTGAGCGGGAGCTGATGCTGGTGAAAGTGCGTGCGACCGGTGCCCAGCGGGCAGAGATCAAGCGCTGCACGGATATTTTTCGCGGCCAGATCGTGGATGTTGGCCCCAGCGTTTATACCATTCAGGTGACTGGTGCTGCCGACAAGCTGGACTCCTTTCTGGAGGCGGTTGGTGAAGCGGCCATTATGGAAGTGGTGCGCAGCGGGGTTTCCGGTATTGCCCGCGGGGAGAAGGTGCTCAGCTTGTAA
- a CDS encoding acetolactate synthase 3 large subunit: protein MELLSGGEMIARALEDEGVEFIFGYPGGAVLHIYDALFNKCKVPHILVRHEQAATHAADGYARATGKPGVVLVTSGPGATNAITGIATAYMDSIPMVVLSGQVMSHLIGEDAFQETDMMGISRPIVKHSFQVKTTAEIPEIIKKAFYIASSGRPGPVVVDLPKDLTNPHDKFEYHYPKKVKMRSYTPAARGHSGQIKKAASLLLSARRPVIYAGGGVIQGNAAKQLTDLARTLNFPVTNTLMGLGAYPGDDRQFLGMLGMHGFYEANNAMHHSDVILAVGARFDDRVTNTTSKFCPGAKIIHIDIDPASISKTIAADVPIVGPVDAVLTDLISVVAELRAQDSSLPDQEALSHWWTQIDEWRDHHGLWTKPRYDLDTPHIKPQQVIESLWRVTKGEAYVTSDVGQHQMFAAQYYRFNHPRRWINSGGLGTMGFGLPAAMGVKLAFPDADVACVTGEGSIQMNIQELSTCAQYKIPVKILNLYNGYLGMVKQWQDMQYEGRYSQSVYEDSLPDFIKLTEAYHHVGIKVTQLSDLDEAMKEAFARKDELVFMDIHVDPHEHVYPMQIAPNGSMRDMWLSKTERT, encoded by the coding sequence GTGGAGTTGTTATCTGGCGGCGAAATGATCGCGCGCGCTCTGGAAGACGAAGGTGTTGAATTCATCTTCGGCTATCCGGGTGGGGCGGTTTTGCATATTTATGATGCCTTGTTTAATAAGTGCAAGGTGCCGCATATTCTCGTCCGTCACGAGCAGGCGGCCACCCATGCGGCAGATGGTTACGCTCGTGCTACCGGCAAGCCGGGTGTGGTGCTGGTGACCTCCGGCCCTGGTGCCACCAATGCCATTACCGGTATTGCCACGGCTTACATGGATTCCATTCCCATGGTGGTGCTGTCTGGCCAGGTCATGAGTCACCTGATCGGTGAGGATGCCTTCCAGGAAACCGACATGATGGGGATTTCGCGTCCCATCGTGAAACACAGCTTCCAGGTGAAGACCACCGCTGAGATTCCTGAAATCATCAAGAAGGCCTTCTATATTGCCAGCTCCGGTCGGCCCGGCCCGGTGGTAGTCGATCTGCCGAAAGATCTGACTAACCCCCACGACAAATTCGAGTACCACTACCCGAAGAAAGTCAAAATGCGGTCCTACACACCGGCTGCGAGAGGGCATTCGGGTCAGATTAAAAAGGCAGCGAGTTTGCTGCTGTCTGCCCGCCGTCCAGTGATTTATGCCGGTGGCGGCGTCATTCAGGGTAACGCTGCCAAGCAGTTGACCGACCTGGCCCGCACGCTGAACTTCCCGGTAACCAATACGCTGATGGGATTGGGGGCATACCCCGGCGATGACCGCCAGTTTTTGGGCATGTTGGGGATGCACGGTTTTTATGAGGCCAACAATGCCATGCATCACAGCGATGTGATTCTGGCAGTGGGGGCGCGGTTTGATGACCGGGTGACCAATACCACCTCGAAATTCTGTCCCGGTGCCAAGATCATTCATATTGATATCGATCCCGCGTCGATCTCCAAAACCATCGCGGCGGACGTGCCCATTGTCGGGCCGGTTGATGCTGTTCTGACAGATTTGATCAGTGTGGTGGCTGAGCTCCGCGCTCAGGACAGCTCGCTGCCAGACCAGGAAGCGTTATCCCACTGGTGGACACAAATTGATGAGTGGCGTGATCACCACGGCCTGTGGACCAAGCCGCGCTACGATCTGGATACCCCCCATATCAAACCGCAGCAGGTTATTGAGTCATTGTGGCGGGTGACCAAGGGCGAGGCCTACGTGACCTCGGACGTGGGTCAACACCAGATGTTTGCTGCCCAGTACTATCGCTTTAACCATCCACGTCGTTGGATTAACTCCGGTGGCCTGGGCACGATGGGCTTTGGTCTGCCGGCGGCAATGGGGGTCAAGCTGGCCTTCCCGGATGCGGACGTTGCCTGTGTGACGGGTGAAGGCAGTATCCAGATGAATATTCAGGAGCTGTCCACCTGCGCCCAGTACAAGATTCCGGTGAAAATTCTGAATCTGTACAACGGCTACTTGGGGATGGTGAAACAGTGGCAGGACATGCAGTACGAAGGTCGCTATTCCCAGAGCGTGTATGAAGATTCGCTGCCAGATTTCATCAAACTGACCGAAGCCTATCACCACGTTGGCATCAAGGTGACCCAGCTGTCTGATCTGGACGAAGCGATGAAAGAAGCCTTTGCCCGCAAGGACGAGTTGGTGTTCATGGATATCCATGTCGATCCCCATGAGCATGTGTATCCCATGCAGATTGCCCCTAACGGCAGCATGCGGGATATGTGGTTGAGCAAGACGGAGCGGACCTGA
- a CDS encoding DUF4124 domain-containing protein translates to MKRPHFRSFATLCLFVCATVLLTPSSLAGKEGYYRWKDDAGETHFTQQPPLGRQYQFIETRGGASVVSDPSSGDSAGNDDGAKADAAPQRMEVLPPKDPAICSQAKSNLLTLQKNGARIRVTDPDGTARLLDEKEVAEQKQRAQEAIGIHCA, encoded by the coding sequence ATGAAACGCCCACATTTCCGCAGTTTTGCTACTCTGTGCCTGTTTGTTTGTGCGACGGTGCTTTTGACACCGAGCAGCCTGGCTGGCAAAGAGGGCTACTACCGGTGGAAGGACGACGCAGGTGAAACCCACTTTACCCAGCAACCTCCGCTGGGACGGCAATACCAGTTTATTGAAACCCGCGGCGGCGCCAGTGTGGTCAGCGATCCCTCCAGCGGTGACAGCGCTGGCAATGACGACGGTGCCAAAGCCGACGCCGCGCCACAACGGATGGAAGTGCTGCCCCCGAAAGACCCTGCCATTTGCAGCCAGGCGAAGAGCAACTTACTGACCTTACAGAAAAATGGCGCCCGCATTCGCGTGACCGACCCCGACGGCACCGCACGTCTTCTCGACGAGAAGGAAGTGGCAGAGCAGAAACAACGGGCACAAGAAGCCATCGGCATTCACTGCGCTTAA
- a CDS encoding HupE/UreJ family protein produces the protein MIKFVVVVLLLWCQFGWAHKASDSYLYFDGSSLRLDIALVDMLRLQNMDLDGDGALRWGELTASQAEFAARVESALSLRSSQSGACALVAGLSGISEHSDGPYSSWRLSSPCFASPGGTLLLEYNLLFERDPLHRLLYKLADAEGERIGVLSPEQNTVFLTGGDHSLWATAGNFFWQGVIHLVGGFDHVLFLLVLVLPALSRSSGLHTLGHTMRELAWVVSAFTLAHSITLVMASMGWVRFPIAVVETVIAISISIAAALAFWPAQHVQRYLAFGFGLIHGFGFASVLADLLAASSLRVVALASFNIGIEVGQLVLVALALALLFPLREQSWFQRLLPVQLVLAAGVGVMWAVERAGDWL, from the coding sequence TTGATTAAATTCGTTGTCGTCGTACTGCTGCTCTGGTGCCAGTTCGGTTGGGCGCACAAGGCCAGCGACAGTTACCTCTATTTTGACGGAAGCTCACTGCGCCTGGATATTGCGCTGGTAGACATGCTGCGCCTGCAGAACATGGACCTGGATGGCGACGGTGCGCTGCGTTGGGGGGAGCTCACTGCCAGTCAGGCGGAATTTGCAGCGCGAGTTGAATCTGCTCTGTCACTTCGTTCTTCCCAATCTGGAGCGTGCGCGTTAGTCGCAGGGCTGAGCGGGATCAGTGAACACAGTGATGGCCCCTACAGCAGTTGGCGCCTGAGTTCCCCCTGCTTTGCGTCCCCCGGTGGCACGCTGCTACTGGAATATAACCTGCTGTTCGAACGCGACCCGCTGCACCGTCTGCTGTATAAACTGGCCGATGCCGAGGGGGAGCGTATCGGGGTATTGTCGCCGGAGCAGAACACGGTGTTCTTAACGGGTGGCGATCACTCCCTTTGGGCGACGGCGGGCAACTTTTTCTGGCAAGGGGTTATTCACCTCGTTGGTGGTTTCGACCATGTGCTGTTTCTGTTGGTACTGGTGCTGCCTGCCCTGAGCCGCAGCAGCGGCTTGCACACGCTGGGCCACACCATGAGGGAACTGGCATGGGTGGTCAGTGCCTTTACCCTGGCGCACAGTATTACGCTGGTAATGGCATCCATGGGCTGGGTCCGGTTTCCTATCGCTGTGGTGGAAACGGTCATTGCGATTTCCATCAGTATTGCGGCGGCATTAGCGTTCTGGCCCGCTCAGCATGTGCAGCGGTATTTGGCGTTCGGGTTTGGCTTGATCCACGGTTTTGGCTTTGCCAGTGTATTGGCGGATTTGCTGGCAGCGAGTAGTTTGCGGGTGGTTGCCCTGGCCAGTTTCAATATTGGTATTGAGGTGGGCCAGCTGGTTTTGGTGGCCTTGGCGCTTGCGCTGTTGTTCCCCCTGCGTGAGCAAAGCTGGTTTCAGCGTCTGTTGCCGGTGCAGCTGGTGTTAGCGGCCGGGGTGGGCGTAATGTGGGCCGTTGAGCGGGCAGGGGATTGGCTTTAA